A window of Candidatus Thermoplasmatota archaeon contains these coding sequences:
- a CDS encoding electron transfer flavoprotein subunit alpha/FixB family protein, with protein MTAHRDILVVPEIRGEKLAKSGLEILTKARELGDTLGARVEALLLGPAVAALAESTIHHGADIVLTGESEALTLGNVDAHFHAILPVVKERKPEILLFSATPMGLDLAPRLAAALGTGALADATKLEIDETDRLLVAKRLTYDGSIEAVATIPKARPQVASLRPGAVRPGYPDESRYGRVEGVEVVEHRTRVRFLGLEDAPPATPPLETAEVVVSGGLGLGSRDGMKLVDDLARALGGAPGATRAAVQFGLADADRQVGATGRRVKPRLYVAAGLSGQFEHFVGVTSPELVVAINPDKKAPVSKLAQYHLVGDARTLIPAILEELKRE; from the coding sequence GTGACCGCCCACCGCGACATCCTGGTCGTACCCGAAATCCGCGGCGAGAAGCTCGCGAAATCGGGCCTCGAGATCCTCACGAAGGCGCGCGAGCTGGGCGACACGCTCGGCGCGCGCGTCGAGGCGCTGCTCCTCGGCCCCGCGGTCGCGGCCCTCGCGGAGTCGACGATCCACCATGGCGCGGACATCGTCCTCACGGGCGAGTCCGAGGCGCTCACGCTCGGGAACGTCGACGCGCACTTCCACGCGATCCTGCCCGTCGTGAAGGAGCGCAAGCCGGAGATCCTGCTTTTCAGCGCGACGCCCATGGGCCTCGACCTCGCGCCGCGCCTCGCGGCCGCCCTCGGCACGGGCGCGCTCGCCGACGCGACGAAGCTCGAGATCGACGAGACGGATCGGCTCCTCGTCGCGAAGCGTCTGACCTACGACGGCTCGATCGAGGCCGTCGCGACCATCCCGAAGGCGCGACCGCAGGTCGCCTCGCTCCGGCCCGGCGCCGTCCGACCCGGCTACCCGGACGAGTCGCGCTACGGCCGCGTCGAAGGCGTCGAGGTCGTGGAGCACCGCACGCGCGTGCGCTTCCTCGGCCTCGAGGACGCGCCCCCCGCGACGCCCCCGCTCGAGACCGCGGAAGTCGTTGTGTCGGGAGGCCTCGGACTCGGCTCGCGGGACGGCATGAAACTCGTCGACGACCTCGCGCGCGCCCTCGGAGGCGCGCCCGGGGCGACGCGCGCGGCCGTCCAGTTCGGCCTCGCGGATGCCGACCGGCAGGTCGGGGCGACGGGACGTCGCGTGAAGCCGCGCCTCTACGTCGCCGCGGGCCTTTCGGGCCAGTTCGAGCATTTTGTCGGCGTGACGAGCCCCGAACTCGTGGTCGCGATCAACCCCGACAAGAAAGCGCCGGTCTCGAAGCTCGCGCAGTACCACCTCGTGGGCGACGCGCGAACGCTCATTCCCGCCATCCTCGAGGAGCTCAAGCGGGAGTAG
- a CDS encoding electron transfer flavoprotein subunit beta/FixA family protein yields the protein MPNIVVCIKAVPSDLNVHVSRRTGEPVLEGLRWVINPWEKRAIAMGLELVKTHGGALTVVTMDEPSASMALREALAMGADKAILLHDRAFEGADTLATARVLSAAVTKLRPDIVLTGGRTADRRAAGVGPMLAQLLNVPAVTFVMDAAMQGRAVEVRKRFGAKVAKYEVPLPCLLSVGDEAPKPAIATAWGVHDAYATKEVKVWNIRDLDLHEESVGKEGSPTRVRRMEKLARERKERAEVEHFEGEPAEIAKAFVRRLRSRGVVP from the coding sequence ATGCCCAACATCGTGGTCTGTATCAAGGCGGTGCCGAGCGACCTGAACGTGCACGTCTCGCGCCGCACCGGCGAACCGGTCCTCGAGGGCCTGCGATGGGTCATCAACCCGTGGGAGAAGCGCGCGATCGCGATGGGCCTCGAGCTTGTGAAGACCCACGGCGGCGCGCTCACCGTCGTCACGATGGACGAGCCGAGCGCCTCCATGGCGCTCCGCGAGGCGCTCGCGATGGGCGCCGACAAGGCCATCCTGCTCCACGACCGCGCCTTCGAGGGCGCCGACACGCTCGCGACGGCCCGCGTGCTGTCGGCCGCCGTCACGAAGCTTCGCCCCGACATCGTCCTCACGGGCGGCCGCACGGCGGACCGCCGCGCGGCGGGCGTCGGCCCCATGCTCGCGCAGCTCCTCAACGTGCCCGCCGTGACGTTCGTCATGGACGCCGCCATGCAGGGCCGCGCGGTCGAGGTGCGGAAGCGATTCGGCGCGAAGGTCGCGAAATACGAGGTCCCGCTCCCGTGCCTCCTCTCCGTGGGCGACGAGGCGCCGAAGCCCGCGATCGCCACCGCGTGGGGCGTGCACGACGCCTACGCGACGAAGGAGGTCAAGGTGTGGAACATCCGCGACCTCGACCTCCACGAGGAGAGCGTCGGCAAGGAGGGCTCCCCGACGCGCGTGCGTCGCATGGAGAAGCTCGCGCGCGAGCGCAAGGAGCGCGCCGAGGTCGAGCACTTCGAAGGCGAGCCCGCGGAGATCGCGAAAGCGTTCGTTCGGCGCCTGCGCAGCCGGGGGGTGGTCCCGTGA
- a CDS encoding acyl-CoA dehydrogenase family protein, translating into MALEFTFSEEQELFRATVREFLDSEIRPMLPRGFYEGHEFPWDIVRKLQRQGFMGVPIPRELGGAGLGEVGYCILLEELAKVSGSIATIVGAHTGICVQPLYLFGTPDQRERFVRPLSEGKAIGAFALTEPEAGSDAANIKTIAEKDGDDYLLTGTKIYVTNGNVADYLMVSAVTDPALGARGGVTTFIVESKSEGFKVANLEDKMGIRLSTTAEIRLDGVRVPKENILGNVGEGFIAALTALDGGRVALGVGNLGGAVEILDRTIRYAKAREQFGEPIGKKQATQFTLAELAAEIYAARVAAYLTTQEVEHYYELVAAGKSVPRQFRARVSRQTAMIKILGSEIAGKAIDRCLQIYGARGFMEGFDDLEEGFRDHIINEIFEGTNEIQRLIIGRELYALGGFEL; encoded by the coding sequence ATGGCCCTCGAGTTCACGTTCAGCGAAGAGCAGGAGCTGTTCCGCGCCACCGTGCGCGAGTTCCTCGACTCCGAGATCCGTCCCATGCTCCCGCGCGGCTTCTACGAAGGCCACGAGTTCCCGTGGGACATCGTGCGGAAGCTCCAGCGCCAGGGCTTCATGGGCGTTCCGATTCCCCGCGAGCTCGGTGGCGCGGGCCTCGGCGAGGTCGGCTATTGCATCCTCCTCGAGGAGCTCGCGAAGGTGTCGGGCTCCATCGCGACCATCGTCGGCGCGCACACGGGCATCTGCGTTCAGCCCCTCTACCTCTTCGGCACGCCCGACCAGCGCGAACGTTTCGTGCGGCCCCTCTCGGAGGGCAAGGCCATCGGCGCGTTCGCGCTCACCGAGCCCGAGGCCGGCTCGGACGCGGCCAACATCAAGACGATCGCAGAGAAGGACGGCGACGATTACCTCCTCACCGGCACGAAGATCTACGTCACGAACGGCAACGTCGCGGACTACCTCATGGTGTCGGCCGTCACGGATCCTGCGCTCGGCGCGCGCGGCGGCGTAACGACGTTCATCGTGGAGTCCAAGTCGGAGGGCTTCAAGGTCGCGAACCTCGAGGACAAGATGGGCATCCGCCTCTCGACGACGGCGGAGATCCGGCTGGACGGCGTGCGCGTCCCGAAGGAGAACATCCTCGGAAATGTCGGCGAGGGTTTCATCGCCGCGCTCACCGCCCTCGACGGCGGCCGAGTCGCGCTCGGCGTCGGCAATCTCGGCGGCGCGGTCGAGATCCTCGACCGCACGATCCGCTACGCGAAGGCGCGCGAGCAGTTCGGCGAGCCCATCGGCAAGAAGCAGGCGACGCAGTTCACGCTCGCGGAGCTCGCGGCGGAAATCTACGCGGCGCGCGTCGCGGCTTACCTGACGACGCAGGAGGTCGAGCACTACTACGAGCTGGTCGCCGCCGGCAAGTCGGTGCCGCGCCAGTTCCGCGCCCGCGTCTCCCGCCAGACGGCGATGATCAAGATCCTCGGCTCGGAGATCGCGGGCAAGGCGATCGACCGCTGCCTCCAGATCTATGGAGCGCGCGGTTTCATGGAAGGCTTCGACGACCTCGAGGAGGGCTTCCGCGATCACATCATCAACGAGATCTTCGAAGGGACGAACGAGATCCAGCGTCTCATCATCGGTCGCGAGCTGTACGCGCTCGGGGGGTTCGAGCTCTGA